One genomic region from Vicia villosa cultivar HV-30 ecotype Madison, WI unplaced genomic scaffold, Vvil1.0 ctg.006175F_1_1, whole genome shotgun sequence encodes:
- the LOC131642944 gene encoding secreted RxLR effector protein 161-like: MEGCNPISTPMEPGAKLSKFNGGERVEANKFRSLVGSLRYLTCTRPDLSLSVGIISRFMEEPVYTHWKALKRILRYVQGTVSLGMFYSRAEDYKLTGYSDSNWCGDIDDRKSTSGYVFFMGNIAFTWLSRKQPIVTLSTCEAEYVEASWCLCHAIWLRRLLSELEQKQENATIVQVDNKSAIELAKNPVNHERSKHIDVRYHFI; the protein is encoded by the coding sequence ATGGAAGGCTGCAATCCAATCTCGACTCCAATGGAACCCGGAGCCAAGCTTTCAAAATTTAATGGGGGAGAACGTGTCGAAGCAAACAAATTTCGAAGCTTGGTTGGAAGTCTTCGATATCTCACATGCACAAGACCAGATCTTTCGTTGAGTGTTGGAATTATAAGTCGATTTATGGAAGAACCAGTCTACACGCATTGGAAGGCTTTGAAAAGAATTCTTCGTTACGTCCAAGGAACTGTGTCACTTGGAATGTTTTACTCAAGAGCAGAAGATTACAAACTAACTGGCTACTCCGACAGCAATTGGTGTGGAGATATAGACGATCGAAAGAGTACATCAGGATATGTATTTTTCATGGGAAATATAGCTTTCACCTGGCTCTCAAGGAAACAACCAATTGTGACGCTGTCAACATGTGAAGCAGAATACGTGGAAGCATCTTGGTGTCTATGCCATGCAATATGGCTTAGAAGACTATTGAGCGAACTggaacaaaaacaagaaaatgcAACAATAGTGCAAGTCGACAACAAATCTGCAATTGAGCTGGCAAAGAATCCAGTGAATCATGAAAGAAGCAAACACATTGATGTTCGCTACCACTTTATTTGA